A single Kribbella aluminosa DNA region contains:
- a CDS encoding response regulator — protein MNDDVIRVFLVDDQELVRAGFTMLVDSQADMRVVGQAGDGGEAVEKIQVTACDVVLMDVRMPRLDGVEATRQLNSLPQAPRVIVLTTFDLDEYAFAAIKAGAAGFLLKNTPPADLLSAIRQVHSGDAVVSPSTTKRLLEHFAGALPDTETERPDLADLTAREREVLIEVVRGLSNTEIARLFTLSEATVKTHIGRILAKTGLRDRVALVVLGYETGLVKPTK, from the coding sequence GTGAACGACGACGTCATCCGGGTGTTCCTCGTGGACGACCAGGAGCTGGTGCGGGCCGGGTTCACGATGCTGGTGGACTCGCAGGCCGACATGCGGGTGGTCGGGCAGGCGGGTGACGGCGGCGAGGCGGTGGAGAAGATCCAGGTGACGGCGTGCGACGTCGTACTGATGGACGTCCGGATGCCCCGCCTGGACGGCGTCGAGGCCACCCGGCAGCTGAACTCGTTGCCTCAGGCACCAAGAGTGATCGTGCTGACCACGTTCGACCTGGACGAGTACGCGTTCGCCGCGATCAAGGCCGGCGCGGCCGGCTTCCTGCTCAAGAACACCCCGCCCGCCGACCTGCTGTCCGCGATCCGCCAGGTGCACTCCGGGGACGCGGTCGTCTCCCCCAGTACGACGAAACGCCTGCTGGAGCACTTCGCCGGCGCGCTGCCCGACACCGAGACCGAGCGCCCCGACCTGGCCGACCTGACCGCTCGCGAGCGCGAGGTGCTGATCGAGGTCGTCCGCGGCCTGTCGAACACCGAGATCGCCAGACTCTTCACGTTGTCCGAGGCAACGGTCAAGACGCATATCGGGCGGATCCTGGCGAAGACCGGCCTCCGCGACCGGGTCGCCCTGGTCGTCCTGGGGTACGAGACCGGACTGGTGAAACCGACCAAGTAA
- a CDS encoding fructosamine kinase family protein yields MLTPAWLEGLSLGDPVAADPLEGGYASKTFRVRTSRGRSVVVKTQDNLPPDLYALESDGLDALRSPGGFAVPEVLRVTPHFIVLADLGTSEPSPTYWEDAGRALALQHRRTADKFGYERDNYLGVLPQRNPWTTDGHAFFAEHRLLRYLEEPNCHHQLPFEDRRRLERVAHRLGELIPPQAPALLHGDLWHGNLLPSPTGGPALIDPAVYYGWPEADLATLLIYNHLSDALFTAYEEMHPLTPGWRERLPLLHLRELLCITAHTPDVPDTVSEIHTILKSFD; encoded by the coding sequence GTGCTGACTCCTGCCTGGCTCGAAGGCCTCTCGTTGGGCGACCCGGTCGCCGCCGATCCGCTGGAGGGCGGGTACGCGAGCAAGACGTTCCGCGTCCGTACGTCCCGGGGGCGCTCGGTCGTCGTGAAGACCCAGGACAACCTGCCGCCGGACCTGTACGCGCTGGAGTCGGACGGTCTCGACGCGTTGCGCTCCCCCGGCGGGTTCGCCGTACCGGAGGTGTTGCGGGTCACGCCGCACTTCATCGTGCTGGCGGATCTCGGTACGTCGGAACCGTCGCCGACGTACTGGGAGGACGCCGGGCGGGCCCTGGCGCTGCAGCACCGGCGTACCGCGGACAAGTTCGGGTACGAGCGGGACAATTACCTCGGCGTACTGCCGCAGCGGAACCCGTGGACCACGGACGGTCACGCGTTCTTCGCGGAGCATCGGCTGCTCCGGTACCTCGAGGAGCCGAACTGCCACCACCAGCTTCCGTTCGAGGATCGCCGCCGCCTGGAGCGAGTGGCCCATCGGCTCGGGGAGCTGATCCCGCCGCAGGCCCCCGCCCTGCTGCACGGCGACCTGTGGCACGGCAACCTGCTGCCCTCGCCCACCGGCGGGCCCGCCCTGATCGACCCGGCGGTGTACTACGGCTGGCCGGAGGCGGACCTGGCCACGCTGCTGATCTACAACCACCTCTCCGATGCGCTCTTCACCGCGTACGAGGAGATGCACCCGTTGACGCCCGGCTGGCGCGAACGGCTCCCGCTCCTGCACCTGCGGGAGCTGCTCTGCATCACCGCCCACACCCCCGACGTACCCGACACCGTCAGCGAGATCCACACGATCCTCAAGAGCTTTGATTGA
- a CDS encoding type II toxin-antitoxin system VapC family toxin, with amino-acid sequence MSDPAGAGRLLLDTHVLLWWLAGSPELSDELRETIDTELEVYVSAASVWELSIKKASGKLTLPDDLTDWIGHGGLSELPITLRHGDLAGRLPMIHRDPFDRMLVAQALAEKLTLVTRNSFIQKYDVRVLEA; translated from the coding sequence GGGCGGTTGCTGCTCGACACCCACGTCCTGCTCTGGTGGCTGGCAGGTAGTCCTGAGCTGTCTGACGAGCTCCGGGAAACGATCGACACCGAGCTCGAGGTGTATGTCAGCGCCGCGTCCGTCTGGGAGTTGTCGATCAAGAAGGCCTCGGGCAAGCTGACGCTGCCGGACGACCTGACGGACTGGATCGGGCACGGTGGTCTGAGCGAGCTGCCCATCACCCTGCGGCACGGTGATCTGGCGGGCAGGCTGCCGATGATTCACCGGGATCCGTTCGATCGGATGCTGGTTGCGCAGGCGCTGGCCGAGAAGTTGACGCTGGTGACGCGCAACAGTTTCATCCAGAAGTACGACGTACGTGTCCTCGAAGCCTGA
- a CDS encoding ABC-F family ATP-binding cassette domain-containing protein, producing MAAPNLVSLEAVSKGFGTRTLLDSVSLGVGRGERIGVVGRNGDGKSTLLQVLARREPPDSGRITHNRDLRLGYLGQSDDLDPEQTVLHAVLGDVETYTWAADPRARSVMEHLLGEVDHEALVGSLSGGERRRASLARLLLTEVDLLILDEPTNHLDIEAVSWLAEHVVDRAGALIVVTHDRWFLDAVCTDTWEVQGGRVTSYDGGYAAYVLAKAERSRSAQVSEEKRQNLLRKELAWLRRGAPARSTKPKFRIDAANALIENEPPPRDKLALSQLATSRLGKDVFDAEDVSLSFGDRLMLDHVTFRLGPADRIGLLGPNGAGKTTFLRVLTGQLPPDHGLVKQGKTVRVANLSQHLEEIDTTITVLDHITSIRRTAALAGRGGELTSSQLLERFGFTGDKLTTRISDLSGGERRRLQLLRILLDEPNVLILDEPTNDLDVETLTVLEDFLDGWPGVVVTVTHDRYFLERVSDMVYAIMGDGRVRHLPRGVEQYLDELAAGIPRRAPSNVLTPAAEVSTDLPVAVNSGAAEQAEVVERPTADAAAARAAKKELNRIERQLAKLTETEAKLHDQLAASASDYERLAELDAELRKLADERGELETAWFDAAERAE from the coding sequence ATGGCGGCACCTAACTTGGTCAGTCTGGAAGCTGTTTCGAAGGGCTTCGGGACCCGCACACTGCTCGACTCGGTCAGTCTCGGCGTAGGCCGTGGTGAGCGGATCGGCGTGGTCGGGCGGAACGGCGACGGCAAATCCACGCTGTTGCAGGTCCTGGCGCGGCGGGAGCCGCCGGACAGCGGACGGATCACACACAACCGCGACCTGCGGCTCGGGTACCTCGGGCAGAGCGACGACCTCGACCCGGAGCAGACCGTGCTGCACGCGGTCCTCGGCGATGTCGAGACCTACACCTGGGCGGCGGACCCGAGGGCCCGCTCGGTGATGGAGCACCTGCTCGGCGAGGTCGACCACGAGGCACTGGTCGGCAGCCTGAGCGGTGGTGAGCGCCGCCGCGCGTCGCTGGCCAGGCTGCTGCTCACCGAGGTCGACCTGCTCATCCTCGACGAGCCCACCAACCACCTGGACATCGAGGCGGTCAGCTGGCTCGCCGAGCACGTCGTCGACCGCGCCGGTGCGCTGATCGTGGTCACCCACGACCGCTGGTTCCTGGACGCGGTCTGCACGGACACGTGGGAGGTGCAGGGCGGCCGCGTCACGTCGTACGACGGCGGGTACGCCGCCTACGTGCTGGCCAAGGCGGAGCGGTCCCGTTCCGCGCAGGTCAGCGAGGAGAAGCGCCAGAACCTGCTGCGCAAGGAGCTGGCGTGGCTGCGCCGCGGCGCCCCGGCCCGGTCCACCAAGCCCAAGTTCCGGATCGACGCCGCGAACGCCCTGATCGAGAACGAGCCGCCGCCGCGGGACAAGCTCGCGCTGTCCCAGCTTGCGACGTCCCGGCTCGGCAAGGACGTGTTCGACGCCGAGGACGTCAGCCTGAGCTTCGGCGACCGGTTGATGCTCGACCACGTGACGTTCCGGCTCGGCCCGGCGGACCGGATCGGGCTGCTCGGCCCGAACGGCGCCGGCAAGACCACGTTCCTCAGGGTGCTCACCGGGCAGCTCCCGCCGGACCACGGCCTGGTCAAGCAGGGCAAGACGGTCCGGGTCGCCAACCTCTCGCAGCACCTCGAGGAGATCGACACCACGATCACGGTCCTCGACCACATCACCTCGATCCGCCGTACGGCGGCACTGGCCGGCCGCGGCGGTGAGCTGACCTCGTCTCAGCTGCTCGAGCGGTTCGGGTTCACCGGCGACAAGCTGACCACGCGGATCTCGGACCTGTCCGGCGGCGAGCGCCGCCGCCTGCAGCTGCTGCGCATCCTGCTGGACGAGCCGAACGTGCTGATCCTCGACGAGCCGACCAACGACCTGGACGTCGAGACGCTGACCGTGCTGGAGGATTTCCTGGACGGCTGGCCGGGCGTGGTCGTCACGGTCACCCACGACCGGTACTTCCTGGAGCGGGTCAGCGACATGGTTTACGCGATCATGGGCGACGGCCGGGTCCGGCATCTGCCGCGCGGAGTCGAGCAGTATCTCGACGAACTCGCGGCCGGAATTCCCCGGCGGGCGCCGTCGAATGTGTTGACACCGGCGGCGGAAGTGTCCACGGATTTGCCGGTCGCGGTTAATAGCGGGGCGGCTGAGCAGGCCGAGGTGGTTGAACGTCCGACCGCTGACGCGGCAGCGGCCCGGGCGGCGAAGAAGGAGCTGAACCGGATCGAGCGGCAACTCGCCAAGCTCACCGAGACCGAGGCGAAACTGCACGACCAGCTGGCCGCGAGCGCGAGCGACTACGAGCGGCTGGCCGAGCTGGACGCCGAGCTGCGCAAGCTCGCGGACGAGCGTGGCGAGCTGGAAACCGCCTGGTTCGACGCCGCGGAACGCGCCGAATAG
- a CDS encoding elongation factor G — MGIVAHVDAGKTSLTERLLYAAGVVDRVGRVDDGDTRTDSMELERKRGITIRSAVVSFRLGDLPVNLIDTPGHSDFIAEVERALSVLDGAVLVLSAVEGVQPQTRLLMRTLGRLRIPTLLFVNKVDRVGARYDDLLADIRRLLTPTAVPMQSVPDLGTRAASVVPLDVQRAELGEILAERNDDFLERYLQGLVDQAVELRKQVAAGDVHPVYFGSAMTGVGIDEVIDGIRNWLPRATGSPTGELRARVFKVERVAAGQKIASARIVSGTLAARTPVAVHPGDGPEYQTRPSGIELYVDGARRPVDRVEAGQIVALRGLKSIRIGDQLGVPSTYARRLFAPPTLETVVSARDRVRLFQALTQLAEQDPLIRVRKAGSTGDITVSLYGEVQKEVIASLLASEYGVEVTFSETTPIHVERLNGTGTAIREITEGPWAAGVGFRVSPVAEGIEYNLEVELGALPRAFHTAIEETVRQTLHQGPYGWEIPNIRIDLTHTAYSSPVTVAADFRRLVPLVLMRAIAEAGTTVLEPVNQVELDVPPDTIARIMAHLAEHRGVVTQATQNHLEGTIPAAGTHSFESQLPTLTRGEGVLATAFHSYSPVPAAPPIRHRTDGNPLNEKQYLLHLNQSS, encoded by the coding sequence ATGGGTATTGTGGCGCATGTCGACGCCGGTAAGACCAGCCTGACCGAGCGGCTGCTGTACGCCGCCGGGGTCGTCGACCGGGTCGGACGGGTCGACGACGGGGACACCCGGACCGACTCGATGGAGCTGGAGCGGAAACGCGGGATCACGATCCGCTCGGCGGTGGTGTCGTTCCGGCTCGGGGACCTGCCGGTGAACCTCATCGACACGCCCGGGCACTCGGACTTCATCGCCGAGGTGGAGCGGGCGCTGTCGGTGCTGGACGGCGCCGTGCTGGTGCTGTCCGCGGTCGAGGGGGTGCAGCCGCAGACGCGGTTGCTGATGCGTACGCTCGGCCGGCTGCGGATCCCGACGCTGCTGTTCGTGAACAAGGTCGACCGGGTCGGCGCCCGGTACGACGACCTGCTCGCGGACATCCGCCGCCTGCTGACGCCGACTGCCGTGCCGATGCAGTCGGTGCCGGACCTGGGCACGCGGGCCGCCTCCGTCGTACCGCTCGACGTACAGCGTGCAGAGCTCGGCGAGATCCTTGCCGAGCGCAACGACGACTTCCTGGAGCGGTATCTCCAGGGCCTCGTCGACCAGGCCGTGGAGCTCCGGAAGCAGGTAGCGGCGGGCGACGTCCATCCGGTGTACTTCGGATCCGCGATGACCGGGGTCGGCATCGACGAGGTGATCGACGGCATCCGCAACTGGTTGCCGCGGGCAACCGGGTCGCCGACGGGCGAGTTGAGGGCGCGGGTGTTCAAGGTCGAGCGCGTCGCGGCCGGCCAGAAGATCGCGTCCGCGCGGATCGTCAGCGGCACGCTCGCCGCACGCACGCCGGTCGCCGTACATCCGGGAGACGGACCGGAGTACCAGACCCGGCCGAGCGGGATCGAGCTGTACGTCGACGGCGCCCGGCGGCCGGTGGACCGGGTCGAGGCGGGGCAGATCGTGGCACTGCGGGGCCTGAAGAGCATCCGGATCGGTGACCAGCTCGGCGTACCGTCGACGTACGCGCGACGGCTGTTCGCGCCGCCGACGCTGGAGACCGTGGTGAGCGCGCGGGACCGGGTGCGGCTGTTCCAGGCGCTCACTCAGCTTGCCGAGCAGGATCCGCTGATCCGCGTCCGGAAGGCCGGCAGTACCGGCGACATCACGGTCAGCCTGTACGGCGAGGTGCAGAAGGAGGTGATCGCCTCGCTGCTCGCCTCCGAGTACGGCGTCGAGGTCACGTTCAGCGAGACGACACCGATCCACGTCGAGCGGCTGAACGGCACCGGTACGGCGATCCGCGAGATCACCGAAGGCCCGTGGGCGGCCGGTGTCGGGTTCCGGGTCTCACCCGTTGCCGAGGGCATCGAGTACAACCTGGAGGTCGAACTCGGCGCGCTACCGCGGGCGTTCCACACCGCGATCGAGGAGACGGTCCGGCAGACGCTGCACCAGGGCCCGTACGGCTGGGAGATCCCGAACATCCGGATCGACCTGACCCACACCGCCTACTCGAGCCCGGTGACGGTCGCGGCCGACTTCCGCCGGTTGGTGCCGCTGGTGCTGATGCGGGCGATCGCGGAAGCCGGTACGACGGTCCTGGAACCGGTGAACCAGGTCGAGCTGGACGTCCCGCCGGACACCATCGCCCGGATCATGGCGCACCTTGCCGAGCACCGCGGCGTCGTCACGCAGGCCACCCAGAACCATCTGGAGGGCACGATCCCGGCCGCCGGCACGCACTCCTTCGAGTCCCAGCTGCCGACCCTGACGCGGGGCGAGGGCGTGCTCGCCACCGCCTTCCACAGCTACAGCCCGGTGCCGGCCGCGCCCCCGATCCGGCACCGGACCGACGGCAACCCGCTCAACGAGAAGCAGTACCTCCTGCACCTCAATCAAAGCTCTTGA
- a CDS encoding VOC family protein, giving the protein MRLDHVQVSCPPGGEDVARAFYRDALGMTEVEKPELLKPRGGCWFKADAAEIHVGVEEAFTPAKKAHPALAVDDLDALAAKLTDLGFPVTWDNETIPGRRRFHTADGHGNRVEIV; this is encoded by the coding sequence ATGCGACTCGATCACGTGCAGGTGTCCTGCCCGCCCGGCGGCGAGGACGTGGCGCGGGCGTTCTACCGGGACGCGCTCGGGATGACCGAAGTGGAGAAGCCGGAGCTGCTGAAGCCGCGCGGCGGGTGCTGGTTCAAGGCCGATGCCGCCGAGATCCACGTCGGTGTGGAGGAAGCGTTCACTCCGGCGAAGAAGGCACATCCGGCGCTGGCGGTGGACGACCTGGATGCGCTCGCCGCCAAGCTCACCGATCTTGGTTTTCCGGTGACCTGGGACAACGAGACGATTCCCGGCCGCCGGCGGTTTCACACCGCCGACGGACACGGGAATCGGGTGGAGATCGTGTAG
- a CDS encoding methyltransferase domain-containing protein: MRRSPVWSPEQYGTYADERARPFRDLVERVRASDVRTVVDLGCGPGALTATLRDVWPEATIRGIDSSPQMLEAAAPYADDRLSFELGDVREWTGSGLDVIVTNATLQWVPEQLDLLPGFVRALRPGGWLAIQIPGNGDAPSHAILRELANTPPYAEYAKDASLRPDVPGPAEYVDALSAEGCVVDAWETTYFHLLSGDNAVLEWVKGTGARPVLQSLPDDVRPAFEAEYGTRLAEAYPQKEYGTLLPFRRIFAVAHKEG, from the coding sequence ATGCGCAGGTCACCGGTGTGGAGTCCGGAGCAGTACGGCACGTACGCCGACGAGCGGGCGCGGCCGTTCCGGGACCTGGTGGAGCGGGTCCGGGCGAGCGACGTACGGACCGTGGTCGACCTCGGCTGCGGACCGGGCGCGCTGACCGCGACGCTCCGGGACGTCTGGCCGGAGGCGACGATCCGCGGGATCGACAGCTCGCCGCAGATGCTCGAGGCGGCCGCGCCGTACGCCGACGACCGACTGAGCTTCGAGCTCGGTGACGTCCGGGAGTGGACCGGGTCCGGCCTCGACGTGATCGTCACCAACGCGACGCTGCAGTGGGTCCCCGAGCAGCTCGACCTGCTGCCCGGGTTCGTTCGGGCGCTGCGGCCGGGCGGGTGGCTGGCGATCCAGATCCCGGGCAACGGGGACGCGCCGTCGCACGCGATCCTCCGCGAGCTGGCGAACACCCCGCCGTACGCCGAGTACGCGAAGGACGCCTCGCTGCGGCCCGACGTACCGGGGCCGGCCGAGTACGTCGACGCGCTCAGCGCCGAAGGGTGTGTGGTGGACGCGTGGGAGACGACGTACTTCCACCTGCTGTCCGGCGACAACGCCGTACTGGAATGGGTGAAGGGGACCGGTGCGCGGCCGGTGCTGCAGTCGCTGCCGGACGACGTACGGCCTGCATTTGAAGCCGAGTACGGGACGCGGCTGGCGGAGGCGTATCCGCAGAAGGAGTACGGGACGTTGCTGCCGTTCCGCCGGATCTTTGCTGTGGCCCACAAGGAGGGGTGA
- a CDS encoding ABC transporter ATP-binding protein produces the protein MSLQTPQPAVDRLPQDGTPRTAIRAHELRKVYGQGDTAVAALDGVSVDFGVGRFTAIMGSSGSGKSTLMHCLAGLDTPTSGQVLLGETELTRLADAELTKIRRDRIGFVFQSFNLLPMLTAKDNILLPLELGNRKPDQQWLDTLIDVLGLGDRLTHRPAELSGGQQQRVAVARALVSRPEAVFADEPTGNLDSRSGAEVLGFLRRSVREFGQTVVMVTHDPLAASYADRVVMLADGKLAGELQQPTPESVLDALRQLGA, from the coding sequence ATGAGCTTGCAGACACCGCAGCCCGCGGTCGACCGGTTGCCGCAGGACGGTACGCCGCGGACCGCGATCCGCGCCCACGAGCTGCGCAAGGTGTACGGGCAGGGCGACACCGCGGTGGCCGCCCTCGACGGGGTCTCGGTGGACTTCGGGGTCGGCCGGTTCACCGCGATCATGGGCTCGTCAGGGTCCGGCAAGTCGACACTGATGCACTGCCTGGCCGGGCTGGACACCCCGACCAGCGGCCAGGTGCTGCTCGGCGAGACCGAGCTGACCCGGCTGGCGGACGCGGAGCTGACCAAGATCCGCCGGGACCGGATCGGCTTCGTGTTCCAGTCGTTCAACCTGCTGCCGATGCTGACCGCGAAGGACAACATCCTGCTCCCGCTCGAGCTCGGCAACCGCAAGCCCGACCAGCAGTGGCTGGACACGCTGATCGACGTCCTCGGCCTGGGCGACCGGCTCACGCACCGTCCGGCGGAGCTGTCCGGCGGTCAGCAGCAGCGGGTCGCGGTGGCCCGGGCACTGGTCAGCCGGCCGGAGGCGGTGTTCGCCGACGAGCCGACCGGCAACCTGGACTCCCGGTCCGGGGCCGAGGTGCTCGGATTCCTGCGCCGCTCGGTCCGCGAGTTCGGCCAGACCGTGGTGATGGTGACCCACGACCCGCTGGCCGCGTCGTACGCCGACCGCGTGGTGATGCTCGCCGACGGCAAACTGGCCGGCGAACTGCAGCAGCCCACCCCGGAGAGCGTTCTGGACGCGCTGCGGCAGCTGGGGGCCTGA
- a CDS encoding ABC transporter permease, with amino-acid sequence MRHSLLASLRAHLGRLVAACLAIVLGVGFGSLAMIVHSSASHGIDETVGAQYKGIDAVVYPSRATVSPADIVKAKQVPQAAAVVTLTTAYLNAAYPDQVRPTGIEIDELHDTTVIAGPGTSSGRLPTATNEIALAARQAAKHKVGVGDQLRIGSYDGKSWTLRVVGLIDDGNSVGTAPAVVTPAAMKVISPDAFVRGIALAAKPGVSQVQLADATRAVVAGELTTYTGTEFIQHEVEGYTHGIDVLGGVFGMFALIALFVACLVIGNTFTIVIAQRTREMALLRCVGASRRQVFTSVLAEASVVGVVASAIGVVFGVALSALALTLSREFDWGIPKVPLHLDVASVFVPLLLGTLATLIAAVVPARRATKVAPLAALRPEAAPAAGSRAGVLRLLAGFLLLAGGGVLLAAGAAMHQVLIGAAGGAISFLGVLAVGSLLVPALIRLLGALPARGGGVPARIAVANAVRNPKRTAATTSALLIGVTLISLTCVGISSVQKTFDVSMSQQYPVDLVVTGYKEKMPANAEQQLRDIKGITQVVPVSSVDVKAGSVDAKAGSEDLAVTGIDQDKAGSVIHNQQLAGQLEPGTALVAYRVMQGLKLTEGSQITMVSGQHKLSLTVRMSVGHLDPITVTSTDLAKLAPNAAVSGYWLATDPNANGPNVIDAVQQSIPSVKDLGVDGGLAERSTYTKIFDVLLIVGIGLLGVSVLIALVGVGNTLSLSVLERTRENALLRAMGLSRRQLRRMLAVESLLMALVAAGLGIVLGLVYGWTGTSALMGGQTVTGGVEYAVPGTLLIAIAAVAAVAGLLASVLPARRAAKVSPAGALATE; translated from the coding sequence GTGCGACATTCACTCCTCGCCTCGCTGCGCGCCCACCTGGGCCGCCTGGTCGCCGCCTGCCTGGCGATCGTCCTCGGGGTCGGGTTCGGCTCGCTCGCGATGATCGTGCACTCGTCGGCGTCGCACGGCATCGACGAGACGGTCGGCGCGCAGTACAAGGGCATCGACGCGGTCGTGTACCCGTCGCGGGCGACGGTCTCGCCGGCCGACATCGTTAAGGCCAAGCAGGTCCCGCAAGCGGCCGCGGTCGTCACGCTGACCACGGCGTACCTGAACGCCGCGTACCCGGATCAGGTCCGGCCGACCGGCATCGAGATCGACGAGCTGCACGACACCACCGTGATCGCCGGGCCCGGCACCTCGTCCGGACGGTTGCCCACCGCAACGAACGAGATCGCGCTGGCGGCCCGGCAGGCGGCCAAGCACAAGGTCGGCGTCGGCGACCAGCTGCGGATCGGCTCGTACGACGGCAAGTCCTGGACGCTCCGGGTGGTCGGCCTGATCGACGACGGGAACTCCGTCGGGACGGCGCCCGCGGTCGTCACGCCGGCCGCGATGAAGGTCATCTCCCCGGACGCGTTCGTCCGCGGGATCGCGCTGGCGGCCAAGCCCGGCGTCTCCCAGGTGCAGCTCGCCGACGCCACCCGCGCGGTGGTGGCGGGTGAGCTGACGACGTACACCGGCACGGAGTTCATCCAGCACGAGGTCGAGGGCTACACGCACGGCATCGACGTACTCGGCGGCGTGTTCGGGATGTTCGCGCTGATCGCCCTGTTCGTGGCGTGCCTGGTGATCGGCAACACGTTCACGATCGTGATCGCGCAGCGCACCCGGGAGATGGCGCTGCTGCGCTGTGTCGGTGCGTCCCGGCGGCAGGTGTTCACGTCCGTTCTCGCCGAGGCGAGCGTGGTCGGCGTGGTCGCGTCCGCGATCGGCGTGGTGTTCGGCGTCGCGCTGTCCGCGCTGGCGCTGACGCTGTCCCGCGAGTTCGACTGGGGCATCCCGAAGGTGCCGCTGCACCTGGACGTGGCGTCGGTGTTCGTTCCGCTGTTGCTCGGCACGCTGGCCACGCTGATCGCCGCCGTCGTCCCGGCGCGCCGTGCGACCAAGGTGGCACCGCTGGCCGCGCTCCGTCCGGAGGCTGCCCCGGCGGCCGGATCAAGGGCGGGCGTACTGCGGTTGCTCGCCGGCTTCCTGCTGCTCGCGGGTGGCGGCGTACTGCTGGCGGCCGGCGCCGCGATGCACCAGGTACTGATCGGCGCCGCGGGTGGCGCGATCTCGTTCCTCGGTGTGCTCGCGGTCGGTTCCCTGTTGGTACCGGCGCTGATCCGGCTGCTCGGCGCACTGCCCGCCCGCGGTGGCGGCGTACCCGCCCGGATCGCGGTCGCGAACGCCGTACGGAACCCGAAGCGGACCGCGGCCACCACGTCCGCGCTGCTCATCGGCGTCACGCTGATCAGCCTGACCTGTGTCGGGATTTCCTCGGTCCAGAAGACGTTCGACGTGTCGATGAGCCAGCAGTACCCGGTGGACCTCGTGGTGACGGGATACAAGGAGAAGATGCCGGCCAACGCCGAGCAGCAGCTCCGCGACATCAAGGGCATCACCCAGGTCGTCCCGGTCAGCTCCGTGGACGTGAAGGCCGGCAGCGTGGACGCGAAGGCCGGTAGCGAGGACCTCGCGGTCACCGGGATCGACCAGGACAAGGCCGGCTCGGTGATCCACAACCAACAGCTGGCCGGGCAGCTCGAGCCGGGGACGGCGCTGGTCGCCTACCGGGTGATGCAGGGGCTGAAGCTTACCGAGGGATCGCAGATCACGATGGTCTCCGGGCAGCACAAGCTCAGCCTCACGGTCCGGATGTCGGTGGGGCACCTCGACCCGATCACGGTCACCTCGACCGATCTCGCGAAGCTGGCACCGAACGCGGCGGTGAGCGGGTACTGGCTGGCCACGGACCCGAACGCCAACGGCCCGAACGTGATCGACGCCGTCCAGCAGTCGATCCCGAGCGTGAAGGACCTCGGCGTCGATGGCGGTCTGGCCGAGCGGTCGACGTACACGAAGATCTTCGACGTGCTGCTGATCGTCGGGATCGGCCTGCTCGGGGTCTCCGTACTGATCGCCCTTGTCGGCGTCGGCAACACGCTCAGTCTGTCGGTGCTGGAGCGGACCCGGGAGAACGCGCTGCTCCGGGCGATGGGTCTGTCCCGGCGCCAGCTGCGCCGGATGCTCGCCGTCGAGTCGTTGCTGATGGCACTGGTCGCGGCCGGTCTCGGGATCGTCCTCGGCCTGGTCTACGGCTGGACCGGAACGAGTGCGCTGATGGGCGGGCAGACCGTCACCGGCGGTGTCGAGTACGCCGTACCCGGGACGCTGCTGATCGCGATCGCCGCCGTCGCCGCGGTCGCGGGCCTGCTCGCCTCGGTGCTGCCCGCCCGCCGCGCGGCCAAGGTCTCCCCGGCCGGCGCACTGGCCACCGAGTAA
- a CDS encoding MarR family winged helix-turn-helix transcriptional regulator, with protein MEDEVDRLIEAWRRERPDLDVAPMEVLSRVSRLARHLDRARSQAFDTHGLESWEFDVLAALRRAGTPYQLSPGKLLKETLVTSGTMTNRVDRLAARGLVERLPDPSDRRGVLVQLTPGGRDKVDAAMADLLAHERTLLGAIGDRDQQKIARVLRELVRPFE; from the coding sequence ATGGAGGACGAGGTCGATCGGCTGATCGAGGCCTGGCGGCGGGAGCGCCCCGACCTCGACGTGGCGCCGATGGAGGTGCTGTCCCGGGTCAGTCGGCTCGCGCGGCACCTGGACCGCGCCCGCAGTCAGGCCTTCGACACGCACGGGCTGGAGTCCTGGGAGTTCGACGTCCTCGCCGCCCTGCGCCGGGCCGGTACGCCGTACCAGCTGTCGCCCGGGAAACTCCTGAAGGAAACCCTCGTCACCTCGGGCACGATGACGAACCGGGTCGACCGGCTGGCCGCCCGCGGCCTCGTCGAGCGACTGCCGGATCCGAGCGACCGGCGCGGCGTGCTCGTCCAGCTGACCCCCGGCGGGCGGGACAAGGTCGACGCCGCGATGGCGGATCTGCTCGCCCACGAGCGCACCCTGCTCGGCGCCATCGGCGACCGCGACCAGCAGAAGATCGCGCGCGTGCTGCGCGAACTGGTCCGCCCGTTCGAATAA